In Populus trichocarpa isolate Nisqually-1 chromosome 16, P.trichocarpa_v4.1, whole genome shotgun sequence, a genomic segment contains:
- the LOC112324562 gene encoding uncharacterized protein LOC112324562 isoform X3, whose protein sequence is MKTGLFSVITTDSIVIPVLPLVNSLLGVVGRVLSWFLVAFFVRGRVRQGSVNHFFLLWARASCGHAGFVFVPLRFLGDWISFFCHGLFWGCLTSLLCFNLPAECATGGLLLYGLDVDLGAFGHLLNFRPFCSLHLVTELSGGSETFMLLLL, encoded by the exons ATGAAGACTGGTCTTTTCTCTGTTATAACCACCGATTCAAT TGTGATACCGGTTTTGCCCTTGGTGAATTCATTGCTGGGTGTTGTTGGGCGGGTGCTGTCTTGGTTTTTGGTTGCTTTCTTTGTTAGGGGCAGGGTGAGGCAGGGGAGCGTCAACCACTTTTTCCTGCTGTGGGCCAGGGCTTCCTGTGGGCATGCAGGCTTTGTGTTCGTGCCTCTTCGTTTTCTAGGGGATtggatttctttcttttgtcaTGGTTTGTTTTGGGGGTGTCTCACCTCCCTTCTCTGTTTCAATCTGCCTGCAGAGTGTGCGACAGGGGGGTTATTGCTCTATGGATTGGATGTTGATTTGG GGGCCTTTGGTCATCTTTTAAACTTCAGACCCTTCTGCTCTCTGCATCTTG TTACGGAATTATCCGGTGGATCAGAAACTTTCATGCTGCTTTTGCTATAA
- the LOC112324562 gene encoding uncharacterized protein LOC112324562 isoform X1, with product MKTGLFSVITTDSIVIPVLPLVNSLLGVVGRVLSWFLVAFFVRGRVRQGSVNHFFLLWARASCGHAGFVFVPLRFLGDWISFFCHGLFWGCLTSLLCFNLPAECATGGLLLYGLDVDLGAFGHLLNFRPFCSLHLGGMKETSERVLLINKVLRTLQRKCLKMWEVWVRELNEASGSEVRLDDERTSSIPHEAVSRVFHFHHAMVF from the exons ATGAAGACTGGTCTTTTCTCTGTTATAACCACCGATTCAAT TGTGATACCGGTTTTGCCCTTGGTGAATTCATTGCTGGGTGTTGTTGGGCGGGTGCTGTCTTGGTTTTTGGTTGCTTTCTTTGTTAGGGGCAGGGTGAGGCAGGGGAGCGTCAACCACTTTTTCCTGCTGTGGGCCAGGGCTTCCTGTGGGCATGCAGGCTTTGTGTTCGTGCCTCTTCGTTTTCTAGGGGATtggatttctttcttttgtcaTGGTTTGTTTTGGGGGTGTCTCACCTCCCTTCTCTGTTTCAATCTGCCTGCAGAGTGTGCGACAGGGGGGTTATTGCTCTATGGATTGGATGTTGATTTGG GGGCCTTTGGTCATCTTTTAAACTTCAGACCCTTCTGCTCTCTGCATCTTG GAGGCATGAAAGAGACTTCAGAACGAGTACTTTTGATAAATAAGGTCTTGCGTACCTTGCAGAGGAAATGTTTAAAGATGTGGGAAGTTTGGGTCAGAGAACTAAATGAGGCCAGTGGCTCTGAAGTTAGATTGGATGATGAAAGAACGTCAAGCATCCCACATGAAGCAGTTTCTAGGGTTTTTCATTTCCATCATGCGATGGTGTTTTAG
- the LOC112324562 gene encoding uncharacterized protein LOC112324562 isoform X2 → MKTGLFSVITTDSIVIPVLPLVNSLLGVVGRVLSWFLVAFFVRGRVRQGSVNHFFLLWARASCGHAGFVFVPLRFLGDWISFFCHGLFWGCLTSLLCFNLPAECATGGLLLYGLDVDLGAFGHLLNFRPFCSLHLASSILLSFVTIYCFGCALSNKKLQCGRVVMFLPF, encoded by the exons ATGAAGACTGGTCTTTTCTCTGTTATAACCACCGATTCAAT TGTGATACCGGTTTTGCCCTTGGTGAATTCATTGCTGGGTGTTGTTGGGCGGGTGCTGTCTTGGTTTTTGGTTGCTTTCTTTGTTAGGGGCAGGGTGAGGCAGGGGAGCGTCAACCACTTTTTCCTGCTGTGGGCCAGGGCTTCCTGTGGGCATGCAGGCTTTGTGTTCGTGCCTCTTCGTTTTCTAGGGGATtggatttctttcttttgtcaTGGTTTGTTTTGGGGGTGTCTCACCTCCCTTCTCTGTTTCAATCTGCCTGCAGAGTGTGCGACAGGGGGGTTATTGCTCTATGGATTGGATGTTGATTTGG GGGCCTTTGGTCATCTTTTAAACTTCAGACCCTTCTGCTCTCTGCATCTTG CATCTTCTATTTTGTTGTCATTTGTTACCATCTACTGTTTTGGCTGTGCTTTGTCCAATAAAAAACTTCAGTGTGGTCGTGTTGTCATGTTCCTACCATTTTAA
- the LOC18108976 gene encoding 50S ribosomal protein 5 alpha, chloroplastic, which yields MPLLLSNPLTSLSSLPPFSSPTLAFIATPVSRLDVKAFELKFKTWNGVRFQNPIRGNRIGAVIVRASSDIDGTAPTETSEPPVESKEEVVAVDKLPLESKLQEREEQKMKMKLARKIRLRRNRLVRKRRMRKKGRWPPSKMKKLKNV from the exons ATGCCCCTCCTTCTCTCCAATCCTCTCACCTCGCTCTCTTCACTTCCCCCCTTTTCATCTCCAACTTTGGCCTTCATTGCAACACCAG tttccaGGCTGGACGTGAAAGCCTTTGAATTAAAGTTTAAGACTTGGAATGGAGTCCGGTTTCAAAACCCAATTCGTGGAAACAGAATTGGTGCAGTTATTGTGAGAGCTTCTTCGGATATTGATGGAACCGCTCCTACAGAGACAAGTGAGCCTCCTGTAGAAAGTAAAGAGGAGGTTGTGGCAGTTGATAAGTTGCCATTGGAGTCAAAGTTACAGGAGAGAGAAGAacagaagatgaagatgaaattgGCGAGAAAGATCAGGCTTCGAAGGAATAGGCTTGTTAGGAAGAGGAGGATGAGAAAGAAGGGTCGTTGGCCGCCTTCTAAGATGAAGAAGTTGAAGAATGTCTGA
- the LOC7458894 gene encoding zinc finger BED domain-containing protein RICESLEEPER 2, which yields MACYVNSCWKNRFVDGYVECYIKEGQGIAGKALQSNLYFVPHISLLDAVDYPFVDYAHKYFLHAAVAIKLTSTYTSTSINDYVVEFFLPPHLKESSEQHLSINGLLCTLQKKCGNLWKLWCMETNKLNGSRAMLGEVGVSSIPPAAVSRSSQMVLSDGMPSINEIMELDISNQTSDGMETHQTLEQEVRQQYAMATPGINAERELPSNGNANRDMVINKKRKVSSVWEGFKKHEGKYGEAWATCKYCNKRYRAESTRGTSNLHKHLQKCLSKRQGGAEQQSSPLVESDDLISSIQRNFVFDQERSHLNIARMMIKHGYPLDMVQHEFFETFVKNLQPMFQLHSKDMVEADVLAIYRQEKEKLIRCFNNLSCLFCLTIELLSSDDRKMTYCCLTLHFIDDEWKQKKKILAFRNLQGNYDAETIQEIIRSVLIEWGIGKNLNFIWLNIAPPNDQMIGELKSKLSDQDSLLNGDECFLSSYAQIVHLLIQDGLFEIKSVLCKIRESIAYVNGTQDRREMFQKAINQLKLQDKNKASLDVPTRWDTTFSMLENALDLRNAFAYLEQTDSEFRVNPSVEEWSISTIILDCLKVLILHESASNASTGVELYFLNVCGVYKNLIQWKRSQHAFVRSMADRMLVRFDEFWSKFCLALGILTILNPCFKLDVVEYGYSQIYGSDANLFLPRLHNDLKRVYHRYSSDSSNPAASTSTLADVNCCTSFNPTSEDMLQGFRAWQKRKYESNSLDSQKVELDQYLEQPPENLSKDYNVLEWWHANAPKFPILGRMARDFFAIPVSTIVSKSSAAEEAVKMNSTFNHVRPEIVEALICGRDWLESPLQVLF from the exons ATGGCTTGCTATGTAAACAGTTGCTGGAAGAACAGATTTGTTGATGGATATGTGGAGTGCTATATTAAGGAAGGGCAAGGTATTGCTGGTAAAGCACTTCAATCGAATCTGTATTTTGTTCCTCATATTTCTCTGCTGGATGCGGTCGATTATCCATTCGTTGACTATGCACACAAGTATTTCCTTCATGCTGCTGTTGCAATCAAGCTCACAAGCACCTATACCAGCACCAGCATCAACGATTACGTAGTAGAATTTTTTCTCCCTCCTCACTTGAAAGAAAGTTCAGAACAACATCTTTCAATAAATGGACTCCTATGCACCTTGCAGAAGAAATGCGGTAATTTGTGGAAACTTTGGTGTATGGAAACAAATAAGCTTAATGGCTCCAGAGCAATGCTTGGGGAGGTAGGTGTCTCTAGCATCCCACCAGCAGCTGTTTCTAGGAGCTCTCAAATGGTACTATCAGATGGTATGCCAAGCATAAATGAAATCATGGAACTAGACATATCTAACCAGACCAGTGATGGGATGGAAACACATCAGACTCTTGAACAG GAAGTCAGACAACAATATGCAATGGCTACTCCTGGTATAAATGCTGAAAGAGAGTTGCCTAGCAATGGCAATGCCAACCGAGACATGGTTATTAACAAAAAACGAAAGGTATCCAGTGTGTGGGAGGGATTTAAGAAGCATGAAGGAAAATATGGTGAAGCATGGGCTACATGTAAATATTGTAATAAGCGGTATCGTGCTGAAAGCACGAGGGGAACTTCAAATTTACATAAACATTTACAAAAATGCTTGTCCAAGAGACAGGGAGGAGCAGAACAACAATCATCACCTCTGGTTGAATCTGATGATTTAATAAGTTCCATCCAAAGAAATTTTGTGTTCGATCAAGAAAGAAGTCATCTAAACATCGCAAGAATGATGATTAAGCATGGATATCCACTGGATATGGTTCAGCATGAGTTTTTCGAAACTTTTGTGAAGAATTTGCAGCCAATGTTTCAACTTCATTCGAAAGACATGGTTGAAGCTGATGTTCTTGCTATTTATAGACAAGAGAAGGAGAAGCTCATCAGATGTTTCAATAACCTCTCTTGTCTGTTCTGTTTAACAATTGAATTGCTGTCGTCTGACGACAGAAAGATGACATACTGTTGCTTGACCTTGCATTTCATTGATGATGAATggaagcagaagaagaagattctTGCTTTCAGGAATCTACAGGGCAATTACGATGCAGAAACTATACAAGAAATCATTAGAAGTGTGCTTATAGAGTGGGGCATTGGCAAGAATTTGAATTTCATATGGTTAAATATTGCTCCTCCAAATGATCAGATGATTGGAGAATTAAAAAGTAAGCTTTCTGACCAAGACTCACTTCTCAATGGGGATGAatgttttttatcttcttatgcacaaattgttcatcttcttaTTCAAGATGGACTTTTCGAGATAAAGAGTGTTCTTTGTAAGATTAGAGAATCTATTGCATATGTCAATGGAACACAAGATAGAAGAGAAATGTTTCAGAAGGCAATCAATCAACTGAAGTTGCAAGACAAGAACAAGGCTTCTCTAGATGTTCCTACAAGATGGGATACCACCTTTTCGATGCTCGAGAATGCATTAGACTTAAGAAATGCCTTTGCTTACCTTGAACAAACTGACAGCGAATTCAGAGTGAATCCATCCGTGGAAGAGTGGAGCATATCAACGATCATACTGGACTGCTTGAAAGTGTTGATATTGCATGAGTCCGCAAGCAATGCTTCTACAGGCGTAGAATTGTATTTCCTGAACGTTTGTGGTGTCTATAAGAATTTGATACAATGGAAGAGGAGCCAACATGCATTTGTTCGCTCGATGGCAGATAGAATGCTGGTGAGATTTGATGAGTTTTGGAGCAAGTTTTGCTTGGCTTTGGGAATCTTAACAATTCTCAACCCATGCTTTAAACTTGATGTTGTGGAGTACGGCTACAGCCAGATTTATGGCAGTGATGCAAACTTATTCTTGCCAAGACTCCATAACGATCTTAAAAGGGTGTACCATAGATATTCTAGTGACTCCAGTAATCCGGCAGCATCCACTTCCACTCTTGCTGATGTGAATTGCTGCACATCATTTAATCCAACTTCTGAAGATATGCTTCAAGGATTCAGGGCGTGGCAGAAGCGTAAATATGAAAGCAATTCGCTGGATTCGCAGAAGGTTGAACTTGATCAGTATTTAGAGCAACCTCCAGAAAACTTGAGTAAGGATTATAATGTCTTGGAATGGTGGCATGCCAATGCTCCAAAATTCCCAATACTCGGAAGAATGGCTCGTGATTTCTTTGCAATTCCTGTATCAACTATTGTTTCAAAATCTTCTGCAGCTGAAGAAGCAGTGAAGATGAACTCAACCTTTAATCACGTACGTCCTGAAATTGTAGAGGCTTTAATATGTGGGAGGGATTGGCTGGAGAGTCCTTTGCAAgtcctcttttaa
- the LOC127904444 gene encoding DELLA protein GAIP-B-like, whose protein sequence is MANLLFNKLMESAKAIEGGNLDLAESLLEEIRHLVSTEPNIATRKVVKNFAEALVRRVNGLHPRYPLPLVPSSNLEDFYNYVFYPFYWFSYFTTTHAIHAFRTGNKPLHVIDFSVMLYTSLWHDLMRDLANQPGGLPSFRLTSIVPKLSRNFDYLQQIRSKLTRAAERLRVDFELRQVVANNAKEIIECCVSKIRRTREDEMLVVRWSFSLHKLLSQEGALEQVLSKVKDLKPDIMIIVEQEANHNGSDFMDRFVKSFQYYSTIFHSLEEDNFYRDVDGMELWKRNFRRQIGNVVACEGIDRVERHESLYQWQERLLHAGFHPMQQWWKNDRHTLQLKYRIQEKDGHPMLYRHNCPLLVTSVWKHSDPSQFSDGSITLQDVTMFPLAEKSDLMTSSESVDEQADDREDSMWSPRVAF, encoded by the exons ATGGCCAATCTTCTCTTCAATAAATTGATGGAGAGTGCCAAGGCAATTGAAGGTGGTAATCTGGATCTTGCAGAGTCACTTCTGGAGGAAATCAGACATCTAGTTTCTACAGAACCCAACATAGCAACAAGGAAGGTTGTGAAAAACTTTGCAGAGGCTTTAGTCCGGCGAGTCAATGGACTGCATCCTCGATATCCTTTGCCGTTAGTACCTTCCTCAAATCTAGAGGACTTCTACAATTATGTATTTTATCCTTTCTACTGGTTTTCTTACTTCACCACCACGCATGCCATCCATGCCTTCCGCACTGGAAATAAACCACTCCATGTTATTGATTTCTCAGTCATGCTATACACCTCTTTGTGGCATGATTTGATGCGAGATCTTGCGAATCAGCCTGGTGGCCTGCCATCTTTTCGGTTGACCAGCATCGTGCCGAAACTGTCAAGGAATTTTGACTACCTACAACAAATACGCAGTAAACTCACTCGAGCTGCTGAACGGCTCagggttgattttgaattgagaCAAGTGGTGGCCAATAATGCGAAAGAAATCATTGAATGTTGTGTGTCTAAGATCAGAAGGACAAGGGAGGATGAGATGCTAGTCGTGAGATGGTCGTTTTCACTTCACAAGTTGCTTTCACAGGAAGGTGCCCTTGAGCAGGTGCTCTCAAAGGTGAAGGATTTAAAACCAGACATCATGATAATTGTCGAGCAGGAAGCCAATCATAACGGGTCTGATTTCATGGACCGGTTTGTCAAGTCATTTCAATACTACTCCACTATTTTTCACTCACTAGAGGAGGACAACTTCTACCGCGATGTGGATGGCATGGAGTTGTGGAAGAGGAATTTCAGACGGCAAATTGGGAACGTGGTGGCATGTGAGGGCATTGACAGGGTCGAGCGGCATGAGTCATTGTATCAATGGCAAGAGCGGCTATTGCATGCTGGGTTTCATCCAATGCAACAGTGGTGGAAGAACGATAGACATACTCTCCAGTTGAAATACAGAATACAAGAGAAGGATGGACATCCTATGCTATATCGGCACAATTGCCCCCTTCTTGTCACCTCGGTTTGGAAACACTCTGACCCATCTCAGTTCAGTGATG GTTCTATCACATTACAAGATGTAACTATGTTCCCTCTAGCTGAGAAGTCTGACTTGATGACTTCTTCTGAGTCTGTGGATGAACAAGCAGATGATAGGGAAGACAGTATGTGGTCTCCAAGGGTAGCTTTCTAA
- the LOC7464048 gene encoding NAC domain-containing protein JA2L, with product MQNGLPRPPPGFKFVPTEEELINYYLYNKIHGRFHGEDATLIKDYDLYGEEEPWEIFNKFQGHKFGDNGLYFLTTLHKKTTNGIKNMNRSVGTHGGTWHGDGGKEVKSSEGVVIGTKKRFRYHKHGKPVKDGWILLEYGSESISENIVISQLKKSERGSSNDKEPTSRKRKHINAEVFEVAEDDDILKIMQSIVINSIPIRSPALEPQQIIQNQDTWLEAATVSMELGASVTVDSGPDLSLAQEPQQITANQEMWLEAASVAWENDGGFSTAYSFDDEISFVNGEPVGLQFEPGLGNFIQEPMINEHQQMALACFSGNHEEKPISVEDYELMGLSEATFQ from the coding sequence ATGCAAAACGGTCTTCCTCGCCCACCTCCTGGATTCAAGTTCGTCCCCACTGAAGAAGAACTGATCAACTATTATCTATACAACAAGATTCATGGAAGATTTCATGGAGAAGATGCCACCTTGATCAAGGACTACGATCTTTATGGTGAAGAAGAACCCTGggaaatattcaacaaatttcaGGGTCACAAGTTTGGTGATAATGggctttattttcttacaacGTTACATAAGAAAACAACCAATGGTATTAAGAATATGAATAGAAGTGTTGGTACTCATGGCGGTACCTGGCATGGTGATGGTGGCAAGGAAGTAAAATCCAGTGAAGGAGTTGTTATTGGAACGAAGAAAAGATTTCGATACCACAAACATGGAAAACCAGTCAAGGATGGTTGGATACTGTTGGAGTATGGTTCAGAATCTATTTCTGAAAATATTGTGATCTCTCAGCTCAAGAAGAGTGAACGTGGTTCTTCAAATGATAAGGAACCAACctcaagaaaaaggaaacacaTCAATGCAGAAGTTTTTGAAGTTGCTGAAGATGATGACATACTCAAGATCATGCAAAGCATAGTGATCAACTCTATACCTATAAGGTCACCAGCTCTGGAACCCCAGCAGATTATCCAGAATCAGGACACGTGGCTTGAGGCTGCAACAGTTTCAATGGAGCTTGGGGCATCCGTGACCGTCGACTCGGGACCTGATCTGTCACTAGCTCAAGAACCGCAGCAGATTACTGCAAATCAGGAGATGTGGCTTGAGGCGGCTTCTGTTGCATGGGAGAATGATGGAGGTTTCTCTACtgcatattcttttgatgatGAGATATCATTCGTCAACGGTGAACCTGTCGGATTGCAATTCGAGCCTGGGCTTGGAAACTTCATTCAAGAACCAATGATCAATGAACATCAACAGATGGCTCTTGCATGTTTTAGTGGCAATCATGAGGAAAAACCTATTTCAGTCGAGGATTATGAGTTGATGGGTCTATCGGAAGCTACCTTTCAATGA
- the LOC7464049 gene encoding 26S proteasome regulatory subunit 6B homolog: MSAMVLDPKPAPATEPRSDLVLDPSTIPIEDDDLYSRLKSLQRQLEFIEIQEEYVKDEQKNLKRELLRAQEEVKRIQSVPLVIGQFMEMVDQNNGIVGSTTGSNYYVRILSTINRELLKPSASVALHRHSNALVDVLPPEADSSISLLSQSEKPDVTYNDIGGCDIQKQEIREAVELPLTHHELYKQIGIDPPRGVLLYGPPGTGKTMLAKAVANHTTAAFIRVVGSEFVQKYLGEGPRMVRDVFRLAKENAPAIIFIDEVDAIATARFDAQTGADREVQRILMELLNQMDGFDQTVNVKVIMATNRADTLDPALLRPGRLDRKIEFPLPDRRQKRLVFQVCTAKMNLSDEVDLEDYVSRPDKISAAEIQAICQEAGMHAVRKNRYVILPKDFEKGYRTNVKKPDTDFEFYK; encoded by the exons ATGTCGGCGATGGTACTAGACCCGAAACCCGCTCCAGCCACGGAGCCAAGATCCGACCTTGTACTGGACCCATCAACCATACCCATCGAAGACGACGATCTTTACAGTCGCTTAAAGTCTCTCCAAAGGCAGCTCGAATTCATCGAAATTCAAGAAGAGTATGTGAAAGATGAACAGAAGAATTTAAAGCGAGAACTCCTCCGTGCGCAGGAAGAGGTGAAGCGGATCCAGTCGGTGCCGCTTGTAATCGGGCAGTTTATGGAGATGGTGGATCAGAATAATGGGATTGTTGGGTCTACTACGGGTTCGAATTATTATGTCAGGATTTTGAGTACGATTAATAGAGAGTTGTTGAAGCCGTCGGCTTCTGTGGCGTTGCATCGTCACTCTAATGCTCTCGTTGATGTTCTGCCGCCGGAGGCTGATTCTAGTATTTCTCTGCTTAGTCAGAGTGAGAAACCTGATGTTACTTATAAT GACATTGGAGGATGTGACATTCAAAAGCAGGAAATTCGCGAGGCAGTTGAGTTGCCACTAACTCACCATGAGCTGTACAAACAAATTGGTATCGACCCGCCTCGTGGTGTCTTGCTCTATGGTCCTCCTGGAACTGGAAAAACTATGCTTGCCAAGGCCGTTGCTAATCATACAACAGCGGCCTTTATTAGAGTTGTTGGCTCTGAGTTTGTTCAGAAGTATCTGGGCGAG GGTCCCCGTATGGTTCGTGATGTTTTTCGTCTTGCTAAAGAGAATGCCCcagcaattatttttattgatgaggTAGATGCTATTGCTACTGCTAGGTTCGACGCTCAAACTGGAGCTGATAGAGAAGTTCAGCGTATTCTGATGGAGCTCCTGAATCAG ATGGATGGGTTTGATCAGACGGTAAATGTCAAGGTCATAATGGCAACTAATCGGGCTGACACTTTGGACCCTGCACTTCTGCGTCCTGGAAGACTTGACCGGAAAATTGAATTTCCTTTGCCTGATAGACGGCAGAAGAGGCTTGTTTTCCAG GTTTGCACTGCAAAAATGAATTTAAGTGATGAGGTGGACTTGGAGGATTATGTGTCTCGACCCGATAAAATTAGCGCTGCTGAG ATTCAAGCTATTTGCCAAGAAGCAGGCATGCATGCAGTTCGCAAGAACAGGTATGTCATACTTCCTAAGGACTTTGAGAAAGGCTACCGAACCAATGTGAAGAAGCCTGACACTGACTTTGAGTTCTACAAGTGA